Proteins encoded in a region of the Vitis riparia cultivar Riparia Gloire de Montpellier isolate 1030 chromosome 7, EGFV_Vit.rip_1.0, whole genome shotgun sequence genome:
- the LOC117918126 gene encoding cyclin-D4-2-like: MRELYFVFINFALIPFLDSALWLVAEGVYEEVVTPEALPECFGERFSPKRPSPVVASLVVQELSKPPPEKCLRNHWNVTVLPEGVRARQDAVNWMLKVHSHYNFRPETTYLSETYLDRFLCTYGLPGKEWSLQLLSVAHIAVAAKMKERSVPLLLDLQAEME; the protein is encoded by the exons ATGCgtgagctatattttgtattcattaattttgcacTAATcccgtttcttgatagcgcattgtggctcgtggCTGAG GGAGTCTATGAAGAGGTTGTAACTCCTGAAGCTTTACCGGAATGTTTTGGAGAGCGCTTTAGCCCAAAACGACCATCTCCTGTAGTGGCATCATTAGTAGTGCAGGAGTTGTCTAAGCCGCCGCCGGAGAAATGCCTCCGTAATCACTGGAACG TTACCGTTCTTCCAGAAGGTGTCCGAGCTCGCCAAGATGCTGTCAACTGGATGCTGAAGGTGCATTCTCACTACAATTTCAGACCCGAAACGACTTATCTATCAGAGACCTATCTGGATCGCTTCCTCTGCACCTATGGTCTTCCTGGGAAGGAATGGTCCTTGCAACTGCTATCAGTGGCACACATAGCCGTAGCTGcaaaaatgaaggaaaggaGTGTTCCACTTCTATTAGACTTACAGGCAGAAATGGAATAA